A stretch of the Glutamicibacter sp. JL.03c genome encodes the following:
- a CDS encoding AAA family ATPase → MSISVIVLGDQESIVRQIEGYQGELIVTRVCSDIAEAVAASLTAVADVLLVADAEQVPPMEQIDELIGQGTAVVYLLDSYADISPLPDVLQLPADIAMSDLEQRITATVHSLRKPDSLSPNENHDPVATESKNQGKIVCFWSAPGSPGRSTIALNFAVEAAAAGQSVVLLDADTYAASISIQLGLMDESASVAQVCRIVDSGSTDIGRLNAACLLVQVGEATIRVGTGIPRSSRWPEVRASALRRATTVFRDHYDLVVLDVAPHIAMDEQLSFDTQAPQRNAVTVEMLRCADEIFMVVKSDSIGIPRALRAIDELEEAQVGLHPKIIFNSVSPSSSGRSPKRRLIEAWDRFGPMHDIVGFLPNDSPVCSASVLAGSPLLEIAPKSSLRTEIQSLAGIKSTDLPKKRVSRRFSQSA, encoded by the coding sequence ATGAGCATCTCCGTCATCGTTTTAGGCGATCAAGAATCGATCGTTCGCCAGATTGAGGGCTATCAGGGCGAACTGATTGTCACCCGGGTTTGTTCTGATATCGCAGAAGCCGTCGCGGCAAGCCTCACGGCGGTGGCCGACGTACTGCTCGTGGCCGATGCTGAGCAAGTGCCTCCCATGGAACAGATTGATGAACTCATTGGCCAGGGCACCGCTGTTGTCTATTTGCTGGACAGCTATGCAGACATCAGCCCGCTGCCTGATGTGCTTCAGCTCCCCGCAGATATCGCCATGTCCGACCTGGAGCAACGAATCACCGCGACTGTTCATTCTTTGCGAAAACCTGATTCGCTGTCACCCAACGAGAACCATGACCCTGTAGCAACAGAATCCAAAAACCAAGGCAAGATTGTTTGCTTCTGGAGTGCCCCGGGGTCACCGGGACGAAGCACTATCGCCCTCAACTTCGCCGTGGAAGCAGCCGCTGCCGGCCAATCAGTGGTCCTATTGGACGCCGACACCTATGCCGCATCGATTTCGATCCAATTGGGTCTAATGGATGAATCGGCCTCGGTTGCGCAAGTATGCCGCATCGTCGATTCAGGAAGTACTGACATCGGCCGGCTCAACGCCGCGTGCTTGCTGGTCCAAGTGGGTGAGGCAACCATCCGCGTGGGAACAGGCATCCCGCGGTCCAGCCGTTGGCCGGAGGTGCGGGCGTCTGCGCTGCGTCGGGCCACAACGGTCTTTCGCGACCACTATGATCTCGTCGTCCTCGATGTCGCTCCGCATATCGCGATGGATGAGCAACTGAGCTTCGATACCCAAGCGCCACAGCGCAATGCCGTGACTGTCGAGATGTTGCGGTGCGCTGACGAAATTTTCATGGTGGTCAAATCCGACAGTATCGGCATTCCGCGAGCACTGCGTGCCATCGACGAGTTGGAAGAAGCCCAGGTCGGTTTGCACCCGAAAATCATCTTCAACAGCGTTAGCCCCTCCAGCAGCGGACGGAGCCCGAAGCGCAGACTCATTGAAGCGTGGGACCGCTTTGGTCCAATGCACGACATCGTTGGCTTTCTGCCTAATGACAGCCCGGTATGCAGTGCGTCAGTGTTAGCAGGGAGCCCTTTACTCGAGATAGCGCCTAAAAGTTCATTGCGTACGGAAATCCAGTCGTTGGCCGGCATAAAATCCACGGATTTACCCAAGAAACGGGTTAGCCGTCGATTTAGCCAGTCTGCATGA
- a CDS encoding LysM peptidoglycan-binding domain-containing protein codes for MMRMRALFILFLFSAAGSVLLHIALRSVFSFTAEAASRAEPSSYIHFLISISTLILLALLLMRFIAVRMLTWAIHHERRRVLKFFQWIAPRFSRRILTSLVGTSIVLSSVATANASTGAPSANPSSTISAESRNPPRATENIQHAVPSAQWFPEQISVPISRLVTSGAEPKQERKSSSTETVVAAGENLWSIAATHLGAQATAEEISHYWPRIYKANKHVIGSDPNHLEVGTVLALPPKE; via the coding sequence ATGATGAGGATGCGAGCGCTGTTCATACTTTTCCTGTTTTCCGCTGCTGGTTCCGTTCTTCTGCATATTGCTCTGAGAAGCGTTTTTAGCTTTACCGCTGAGGCCGCATCCAGAGCAGAACCGTCAAGCTACATTCATTTCCTGATCAGCATTTCAACCCTGATTCTCCTGGCTCTGCTGCTGATGCGCTTCATTGCCGTACGCATGTTGACATGGGCCATCCATCATGAGCGCCGAAGGGTCCTCAAGTTTTTCCAGTGGATCGCACCGAGATTCAGCCGAAGGATCCTCACTTCGCTCGTCGGCACCTCGATCGTCCTTTCGAGCGTGGCTACGGCCAACGCCAGCACAGGCGCACCATCAGCGAACCCATCGAGCACGATCAGTGCGGAAAGCAGGAACCCACCCCGTGCCACGGAGAACATTCAACACGCAGTTCCGAGCGCTCAATGGTTCCCCGAGCAGATTTCAGTACCGATCAGCCGCCTGGTCACCTCCGGCGCTGAGCCCAAGCAGGAACGCAAAAGCTCTAGCACCGAAACCGTTGTGGCTGCAGGCGAAAACCTGTGGAGCATCGCTGCCACGCATCTTGGCGCACAAGCGACAGCGGAAGAAATCTCCCATTACTGGCCACGAATCTACAAGGCAAACAAGCACGTCATTGGTTCAGACCCCAACCATCTTGAGGTCGGAACAGTCCTAGCCCTTCCTCCGAAGGAATAG
- a CDS encoding Rv3235 family protein has product MSTITISSRSATAVQVPRTVNQSAHEAISMSSSCESPAHLRRALDHIFHRSEVCRTEHRAIVEITHAVARAVFEIVAGYRSVSQLAFVMEPNCIAKLQRRALLETAQYTVGPEPGTAHGQILSLHLDRCLSGCWECTAILGFKNRVRAVALKIEPWHGRWQVTDVELI; this is encoded by the coding sequence ATGAGTACCATTACCATCAGCTCGCGCTCGGCTACCGCGGTCCAAGTCCCCCGCACCGTCAATCAATCGGCCCACGAGGCAATATCAATGAGCTCGTCCTGCGAGTCACCGGCGCATCTGCGACGGGCACTGGATCATATTTTTCATCGCTCCGAAGTCTGCCGAACAGAGCACCGGGCGATCGTGGAAATCACCCATGCTGTGGCTCGCGCAGTTTTCGAGATCGTCGCGGGCTATCGCAGCGTCAGCCAATTGGCGTTCGTCATGGAGCCAAATTGCATTGCCAAACTACAACGCAGGGCCCTGCTGGAGACGGCGCAATACACCGTAGGCCCCGAGCCAGGGACCGCCCACGGCCAAATACTTTCCTTGCATTTGGACCGCTGCTTGTCAGGCTGCTGGGAATGCACGGCAATCCTCGGCTTTAAAAACCGCGTCCGCGCCGTGGCTCTCAAAATTGAGCCATGGCACGGACGCTGGCAAGTCACCGACGTGGAACTAATCTAG
- the secA gene encoding preprotein translocase subunit SecA — MASLLERILRTGDKKTLKTLRKYADTINTLEVEIRELSDEELKGETDKFRERLADGESLDDLLPEAFAVVREASDRVLGMRHFDVQLMGGAALHLGNIAEMRTGEGKTLVATAPAYLNALTGKGVHVVTTNDFLAQYQSDLMGRVFRFLGLSCGCILANMKPDERRKQYEADITYGTNNEFGFDYLRDNMAWSKDELVQRGHNFVIVDEVDSILIDEARTPLIISGQASGDVNRWYTEFSKIVSRLKREDDYEVDEKKRTIGVLESGIEKVEDYLGIDNLYEANNTPLIGFLNNAIKAKELFKKDKDYVVVNGEVMIVDEHTGRALQGRRYSEGMHQAIEAKESVTIKAENQTLATITLQNYFRMYEKISGMTGTAQTEAAEFMGTYKLGVVEIPTNKPAIRADQSDFIYKNEVSKFDAVVEDIAERHATGQPILVGTTSVEKSEYLSRLLSKKGIRHEVLNAKQHAREAAVVAMAGRKNGVTVSTNMAGRGTDIMLGGNAEFLAVAEMERRGLDSENNPEEYNKVWDEVFAKAKETVAKEAKEVAELGGLYVLGTERHESRRIDNQLRGRAGRQGDPGESRFYLSMTDDLMRRFNSGMAERIMNNPSMPDDVALESKMVSRAIESAQAQVEGVNAEQRKNVLKYDDVMNRQREAIYADRRAILEGGDLEEKVGHFLEDVVKAMVLEATQVGNPDEWELKQLWTNLKQLYPIGITLDEVVEEAGGIGHLSAQFLEREIHSDAQYQYEEREKRVGSSTMRDLERRVVLSTIGRKWQEHLYEMDYLKEGIGLRAMAQRDPLVEYQREGYTMFQTMMEGIREESIGALFNLEIPSGAAAVGDAPVIDESAKPKNLQFTGPDEDGEASTTRAQATNSKKKKKSKRN; from the coding sequence GTGGCATCATTGCTAGAACGTATTTTGCGTACCGGCGACAAGAAGACTCTGAAAACTCTTCGTAAGTACGCCGACACGATCAATACGTTGGAAGTCGAAATTCGCGAACTTTCAGACGAAGAGCTCAAGGGCGAAACTGATAAGTTCCGCGAACGTTTGGCTGACGGTGAGTCCCTGGATGACCTGCTCCCTGAGGCCTTTGCGGTAGTTCGCGAAGCGTCGGACCGTGTGTTGGGCATGCGCCACTTCGACGTCCAGCTCATGGGCGGTGCCGCGTTGCACCTGGGCAATATCGCTGAAATGCGCACCGGTGAAGGCAAGACACTGGTAGCGACCGCTCCGGCATACCTCAACGCGCTGACCGGCAAGGGCGTCCATGTGGTGACGACCAACGACTTCCTCGCGCAATACCAGTCTGATTTGATGGGCCGCGTATTCCGTTTCCTCGGCTTGAGCTGCGGGTGCATCTTGGCCAACATGAAACCGGACGAGCGACGCAAGCAGTACGAAGCAGACATCACCTACGGCACGAACAACGAATTCGGCTTCGACTACCTTCGCGACAACATGGCGTGGAGCAAGGACGAATTGGTCCAGCGCGGCCATAACTTCGTCATCGTTGACGAGGTCGACTCGATTCTGATCGATGAAGCCCGAACCCCGCTGATTATCTCGGGCCAGGCATCGGGCGATGTGAATCGCTGGTACACCGAATTCTCCAAGATCGTCTCCCGCCTGAAGCGCGAAGATGACTACGAAGTCGATGAAAAGAAGCGCACCATTGGCGTGCTGGAATCCGGTATCGAAAAGGTCGAAGATTACCTTGGCATCGACAACCTCTACGAAGCCAACAACACTCCGCTGATCGGTTTCCTGAACAACGCCATCAAGGCCAAGGAACTGTTCAAGAAGGACAAGGACTACGTTGTAGTCAACGGCGAAGTCATGATCGTTGACGAGCACACCGGCCGAGCATTGCAGGGCCGCCGTTACTCGGAAGGCATGCACCAGGCGATCGAAGCCAAGGAAAGCGTGACCATCAAGGCTGAAAACCAGACCTTGGCCACCATCACCTTGCAGAACTACTTCCGCATGTACGAGAAGATCTCGGGCATGACCGGTACCGCGCAGACCGAGGCCGCGGAATTCATGGGGACCTACAAGCTGGGCGTCGTCGAGATTCCAACGAACAAGCCTGCGATCCGCGCGGACCAGTCCGACTTCATCTACAAGAATGAAGTCTCCAAGTTCGACGCTGTTGTCGAGGACATCGCTGAACGCCACGCAACCGGCCAGCCGATTCTGGTTGGCACCACCAGCGTGGAGAAGAGCGAATACCTTTCCCGCTTGCTCTCCAAGAAGGGAATCCGCCACGAGGTCCTGAACGCCAAGCAGCACGCACGTGAAGCAGCCGTCGTCGCTATGGCCGGCCGCAAGAACGGCGTGACCGTTTCGACCAACATGGCTGGTCGCGGTACCGACATCATGCTCGGAGGCAACGCAGAATTCCTCGCGGTCGCCGAAATGGAACGTCGCGGACTGGACTCTGAGAACAATCCAGAAGAATACAACAAGGTCTGGGATGAAGTCTTTGCCAAGGCCAAGGAAACGGTAGCCAAGGAAGCCAAGGAAGTCGCTGAACTCGGCGGACTCTACGTCCTGGGTACCGAACGCCACGAGTCGCGTCGTATCGATAATCAGTTGCGTGGTCGTGCTGGTCGTCAGGGTGACCCAGGCGAGTCTCGCTTCTACCTGTCGATGACCGACGATTTGATGCGTCGTTTCAATTCCGGCATGGCAGAGCGCATCATGAACAACCCTTCGATGCCAGACGACGTTGCACTGGAATCCAAGATGGTCTCCCGTGCCATCGAGTCGGCCCAGGCCCAGGTGGAAGGCGTCAACGCAGAACAGCGCAAGAACGTCCTGAAGTACGATGACGTGATGAACCGCCAGCGCGAAGCGATCTATGCTGATCGCCGCGCCATCCTGGAAGGCGGCGACCTTGAAGAAAAGGTTGGCCACTTCCTGGAAGATGTCGTCAAGGCCATGGTCTTGGAAGCAACCCAGGTTGGCAACCCGGATGAGTGGGAGCTCAAGCAGCTCTGGACCAACCTCAAGCAGCTGTACCCGATCGGCATCACCCTCGATGAAGTCGTGGAAGAAGCTGGCGGCATTGGACACCTCTCCGCACAGTTCCTGGAACGAGAGATCCACTCTGACGCCCAGTACCAGTACGAAGAGCGCGAAAAGCGTGTCGGTTCATCCACCATGCGTGATTTGGAGCGTCGCGTCGTGCTGTCCACCATTGGACGCAAGTGGCAGGAGCACCTCTACGAGATGGACTACCTCAAGGAAGGGATCGGGCTGCGCGCAATGGCGCAGCGCGACCCTCTGGTGGAATACCAGCGCGAGGGCTATACGATGTTCCAGACCATGATGGAAGGCATCCGCGAAGAGAGCATCGGCGCGCTGTTCAACTTGGAGATCCCATCCGGTGCCGCTGCTGTTGGGGATGCTCCTGTGATCGACGAATCGGCCAAGCCGAAGAACCTGCAGTTCACCGGCCCGGACGAAGACGGGGAAGCCAGCACCACGCGTGCGCAGGCGACCAATAGCAAGAAGAAAAAGAAGTCCAAGCGAAACTAG
- a CDS encoding winged helix-turn-helix domain-containing protein: MISAVQSISQLQVDSVNVVRRAHYMPIFARLGAYDIEALDNILATPGSPLTEYWAHEASVVSAELVPDLLLWQRRTWIDASDRFTEGQQELSHRVIEYLAANPGSSAREISSALDVAPAASKEHWGWNWNDTKYVTESLFARAKILTLGRNSQFERRYALAHHVLKKPLEIDGLHRHAALERLVARSLEAQGIATAHCVAEYFRLPIRDVKALLAQQADAGVIEQVQVPGVNEPAYLRLGTKIPRKIEPDLRLISPFDSMVFNRKRLERFFNFEYRIEIYVPEPKRRYGYYVFPMLFGDEFVGRVDLKADRSRSVLHAKSVHFEDGWEGRAQQPLLEELQRMAQWLGLESVQVGL, translated from the coding sequence ATGATCTCCGCCGTCCAATCGATCTCGCAGTTGCAGGTCGACTCGGTCAATGTCGTGCGCAGAGCCCACTACATGCCGATCTTCGCCAGGCTTGGTGCTTACGACATCGAGGCCTTGGATAACATTCTTGCCACCCCGGGCAGCCCCTTGACCGAATACTGGGCCCATGAAGCATCCGTGGTCAGTGCGGAGCTGGTTCCGGATCTTTTGCTATGGCAGCGCCGAACCTGGATCGACGCGTCCGACCGGTTCACCGAAGGGCAGCAAGAACTCTCGCACCGAGTCATCGAATATCTGGCAGCAAATCCTGGCTCCAGCGCCCGGGAAATCAGCTCGGCATTGGACGTGGCACCAGCAGCTTCCAAAGAACACTGGGGATGGAATTGGAACGACACGAAGTATGTAACTGAATCACTGTTCGCACGGGCAAAGATCCTGACCCTGGGCAGGAACTCGCAATTCGAACGCCGCTACGCGCTGGCCCACCACGTGTTGAAGAAGCCTTTGGAAATCGACGGGTTGCATCGACATGCCGCACTGGAGCGATTGGTCGCTCGATCGCTGGAGGCTCAGGGCATTGCCACGGCACATTGCGTCGCAGAGTATTTCAGGCTGCCTATCCGGGACGTCAAGGCATTGCTCGCTCAGCAGGCCGATGCCGGGGTCATCGAACAGGTGCAGGTGCCGGGGGTGAACGAACCGGCCTACCTGCGATTGGGGACCAAGATTCCTCGCAAGATCGAGCCCGACCTCCGTTTGATATCACCCTTTGATTCCATGGTCTTCAACCGCAAACGCCTTGAGCGCTTCTTCAACTTCGAGTACCGGATCGAGATCTATGTTCCGGAGCCCAAGCGCCGCTACGGATATTACGTCTTTCCGATGCTCTTCGGCGATGAATTCGTAGGCCGAGTGGATCTGAAAGCGGATCGATCCCGCAGCGTATTGCACGCCAAGAGCGTGCACTTCGAGGATGGCTGGGAAGGCCGAGCGCAACAGCCGCTGCTGGAAGAGCTGCAACGCATGGCACAGTGGCTGGGGCTCGAATCAGTGCAAGTTGGCCTGTGA
- the hpf gene encoding ribosome hibernation-promoting factor, HPF/YfiA family, whose translation MELNYSGRNITISDRFREYVDEKITKVDQLATKVQRIDVKVLKESHARDQSTALSVELTVVGRGPAIRAEARGADKFAAFDIAFAKLLERLRKARDKRKVHRGNHTPVAVHEATSALPTVSSDKSLVESTLEAQKAAEAAQAEEEAEYSPVVIRRKSFPAEVMSVDDAVDRMELVGHPFYLFIDEATGEHAVVYGRTQYQYGVISLDPSLSSDEEATTETRGYRDKALATEG comes from the coding sequence ATGGAGCTGAACTACAGCGGACGCAATATCACCATTTCGGATCGTTTCCGTGAGTACGTGGATGAGAAAATAACCAAGGTCGACCAGCTGGCCACCAAGGTTCAACGCATTGACGTCAAGGTCCTCAAAGAATCACATGCCCGTGACCAGAGCACGGCGCTGTCCGTTGAATTGACCGTTGTCGGCCGCGGGCCGGCAATCCGAGCTGAAGCTCGTGGCGCAGACAAATTCGCCGCCTTCGACATCGCTTTCGCAAAACTCCTGGAACGGCTGCGCAAGGCCCGTGACAAGCGCAAGGTCCACCGCGGTAACCACACCCCGGTCGCAGTGCACGAGGCCACAAGCGCACTGCCAACTGTTTCCAGTGACAAGTCGCTGGTGGAATCCACTCTCGAGGCCCAGAAGGCCGCCGAGGCTGCCCAAGCCGAAGAAGAGGCCGAATACTCGCCAGTGGTCATCCGCCGCAAGTCCTTCCCGGCTGAAGTGATGAGCGTCGACGATGCAGTAGATCGCATGGAGCTGGTCGGGCACCCGTTCTACCTGTTCATCGATGAAGCCACCGGGGAGCACGCGGTGGTTTACGGACGTACCCAGTACCAGTACGGCGTCATCTCTTTGGATCCATCCCTGAGCTCCGATGAAGAAGCGACCACCGAAACTCGCGGCTACCGCGACAAGGCACTAGCAACTGAGGGTTAA
- a CDS encoding ComF family protein, with product MNMPTTWLGALDHLSQRREMRWIAFGFRELANFLIPTSCAVCSRADFRLCPECRSEIQRQLFLPPLPDGHHHYVELPLLSQRLPVSSCGIYGKELARSMLAFKNKQRYFLGAVFAPYLAAAINSSCIPQPGQLETYIVPVPSSLKATGKRGYSPVSSMLNRGMRRRLYSGDLAVKPVLHYRVSSILAGAQKLKSGSARRSGKEHFIAEQADTPGRPIILVDDVLTTGSTLKQAAMACHEAGYNVTLGIVLALTKPPNHESEQ from the coding sequence ATGAACATGCCGACGACGTGGCTGGGTGCCCTGGATCACTTGAGCCAGCGCAGGGAGATGCGGTGGATCGCTTTTGGCTTTCGCGAGTTGGCCAACTTCCTGATTCCCACCAGCTGCGCGGTGTGTTCCCGGGCCGACTTCCGGCTTTGCCCGGAATGCCGAAGCGAGATCCAGCGCCAGCTTTTCCTTCCGCCATTGCCCGACGGCCACCACCACTACGTTGAATTGCCGCTGTTGTCGCAGCGGCTTCCGGTGAGTTCCTGCGGCATCTACGGCAAGGAACTGGCGCGTTCCATGCTGGCTTTCAAGAACAAGCAGCGCTACTTCCTTGGCGCGGTTTTCGCTCCGTATCTGGCCGCGGCCATCAACTCCAGCTGCATTCCGCAGCCCGGCCAGCTGGAAACGTACATCGTTCCAGTTCCCAGTTCGCTCAAGGCCACGGGGAAACGCGGCTATTCCCCGGTGTCCTCGATGCTCAATCGCGGCATGCGCAGGAGATTGTATTCCGGTGATCTGGCCGTCAAGCCGGTGCTTCATTATCGGGTTAGCTCGATTCTTGCCGGTGCGCAGAAACTGAAGAGCGGATCTGCCCGGCGCAGCGGCAAGGAGCATTTCATTGCCGAGCAGGCCGACACACCGGGACGCCCCATCATCCTGGTGGACGATGTCCTTACCACCGGGTCGACCCTCAAGCAGGCTGCGATGGCTTGTCATGAAGCGGGATACAACGTCACTTTGGGGATCGTATTGGCTTTGACCAAGCCCCCGAATCATGAGTCTGAACAGTGA
- a CDS encoding LpqB family beta-propeller domain-containing protein produces MGKKLRVLLSALLVGLLALSGCASIPRSSSVQQIEAGSEDSGGESYSYAAEGPADGADAREIVEGFVEAGRSVSEDYAVAREYMTAELKNSWRGDTQTLIYEAFNVVNGADANQYTIQLEITGEVDAQGVRTNYPSHSTRAVDIKVAKVDDQWRIVDAPDGTMLEASTFTKIFAAQTLYFYDASYAYLVPDVRWFTSGSGTATSMVEALLKGPAPYLENAVVSAFSSASQLVRSAVPVRDREATIDLNSDSFTDANDQTLLLMKQQLEQSLTALSSVDSVKMLREENDVNLASNELSIEPAEINPSTQDTLVGISDQDLVYVKGRSIIPVGGLPDVSAYDPRDPAMSPVGNSYAFLNGRRTQLLRIGDSGRLRLALEGKDLIQPSMDVAGWTWTADNGAETPIMAVPADTESKGEARPIDVAWLEGANIDSLRISRDGARALIVATKGANTAVYVAGVIRDAEGAPRGLTDSPMRLYPEVPVNTALWDSDSSIIVAALDDSEAVEAAQMTFEGGSEHLQLLLGMVGIATGVGDRREVYAETKEKLYTRVGNSWHELDDFAQDVAYPG; encoded by the coding sequence GTGGGAAAGAAACTACGGGTTCTGCTCTCCGCGTTGCTGGTTGGGCTGCTGGCCCTCTCCGGCTGCGCTTCCATTCCCCGTTCCTCCAGTGTCCAGCAGATCGAGGCCGGTTCGGAGGACAGCGGCGGCGAGAGCTATAGCTACGCGGCCGAAGGGCCCGCCGATGGCGCCGACGCCCGGGAGATTGTCGAAGGATTTGTCGAGGCTGGACGCTCGGTGTCCGAAGACTATGCGGTAGCCCGCGAATATATGACCGCGGAGCTGAAGAACTCCTGGCGCGGGGATACCCAGACCTTGATCTACGAGGCGTTCAACGTGGTCAACGGGGCTGATGCCAACCAGTACACCATCCAATTGGAGATCACCGGGGAAGTGGACGCCCAAGGAGTGCGGACAAATTACCCGAGCCACTCCACCCGTGCCGTGGACATCAAGGTCGCCAAGGTCGATGACCAATGGCGAATCGTCGACGCGCCGGATGGCACGATGCTCGAAGCTTCGACCTTCACCAAGATTTTCGCCGCGCAGACCCTGTATTTCTACGACGCCAGCTACGCCTACCTGGTGCCGGATGTCCGATGGTTCACCTCGGGATCCGGCACGGCAACCTCGATGGTGGAGGCCTTGCTGAAGGGACCGGCCCCATACCTGGAGAACGCGGTCGTCTCGGCTTTCTCCTCGGCCAGCCAGCTGGTGCGCTCCGCAGTTCCGGTGCGGGACCGCGAGGCCACGATCGACCTGAACTCGGATTCCTTCACCGACGCCAATGACCAGACGTTGTTGCTGATGAAGCAGCAGCTGGAACAGTCGCTGACCGCATTGTCCTCGGTGGACTCGGTGAAGATGCTGCGTGAAGAGAACGACGTGAACCTGGCTTCGAACGAATTGAGCATCGAGCCGGCCGAAATCAATCCGAGCACCCAGGACACGCTGGTGGGCATTTCCGACCAGGACCTCGTGTACGTGAAGGGCCGCTCGATCATCCCGGTGGGCGGACTGCCCGACGTCTCGGCCTATGATCCGCGAGATCCCGCGATGTCGCCAGTGGGCAACAGCTACGCCTTCCTCAACGGCCGCCGCACCCAGCTGCTGCGCATCGGCGACTCCGGCCGGCTCCGGCTGGCCCTGGAGGGCAAGGACCTGATCCAGCCCTCGATGGATGTGGCCGGCTGGACCTGGACCGCCGATAACGGGGCGGAGACCCCGATCATGGCGGTCCCGGCGGATACGGAAAGCAAGGGCGAAGCGCGCCCGATCGATGTTGCGTGGCTGGAAGGGGCCAACATCGATTCGCTGCGGATTTCCCGCGACGGGGCCCGTGCCTTGATCGTCGCCACCAAGGGCGCGAACACCGCAGTGTATGTGGCCGGCGTGATCCGCGATGCCGAGGGCGCTCCCCGCGGCCTGACCGATTCGCCCATGCGCCTGTATCCAGAGGTTCCGGTGAACACCGCGTTGTGGGATTCGGACAGCTCGATCATCGTGGCGGCGTTGGATGACTCCGAGGCTGTTGAGGCCGCCCAGATGACCTTCGAAGGCGGCAGCGAGCACCTGCAATTGCTGCTGGGCATGGTCGGCATCGCTACCGGCGTTGGAGATCGACGCGAGGTCTATGCCGAAACCAAGGAAAAGCTCTACACCCGGGTGGGCAACTCCTGGCATGAACTCGACGACTTCGCCCAGGACGTCGCCTACCCGGGCTAG